A window from Corynebacterium accolens encodes these proteins:
- a CDS encoding HesB/IscA family protein, with amino-acid sequence MTAPVSETGVILTEAAAAKAKGLLDQEGRDDLSLRIAVQPGGCAGLRYQLYFDDRSLDGDKVDEVGGIKLVVDKMSVPYLTGAKIDFADTIESQGFTIDNPNATGSCACGDSFN; translated from the coding sequence ATGACCGCTCCAGTTTCCGAAACCGGCGTCATTCTGACCGAGGCCGCAGCCGCAAAGGCAAAGGGCCTGCTTGATCAGGAAGGCCGCGACGATCTCTCCCTGCGCATCGCAGTACAGCCCGGCGGCTGCGCTGGCCTGCGCTACCAGCTCTACTTCGATGACCGCAGCCTTGATGGCGACAAGGTCGACGAGGTGGGTGGCATCAAGCTCGTCGTGGACAAGATGTCCGTGCCATACCTTACCGGCGCCAAGATCGACTTTGCTGACACCATCGAGTCTCAGGGATTTACCATCGATAACCCGAACGCTACCGGCTCCTGCGCGTGTGGCGATTCCTTCAACTAA
- the ctaC gene encoding aa3-type cytochrome oxidase subunit II, whose translation MGQRNKRTFARKAGVAGALALGGLALAGCDVQAPTAVENLLGFGWPKGVTPEAEAMYNFWIWVWVAAWIVGFIMWGLFLTAIFRWSAKKAKRDGKGEFPRQTQYNVPLEMVLTIVPILIIMTLFFFTVQTQQKVTALDKDPKVTVDVTAFQWNWKFGYAENHVNGENYNGADEARQAEAEKTAHDPEGVDNPNPIHGKSKGDLSYLNYNKIETVGSTEEVPVLVLPSDTAIEFRLASADVSHAFWVPEFLFKRDVYAHPEANAQERSFQIESIDKQGAFVGRCAEMCGTYHSMMNFEVRVVSPEDFNAYMDFREKNPNATNAEALKEIGQDPYAVTTHPFSGERDTADGDNYVKTAA comes from the coding sequence GTGGGACAGCGTAATAAGCGCACCTTCGCCCGTAAGGCGGGCGTAGCTGGCGCACTTGCCCTAGGCGGTCTCGCCCTGGCTGGTTGTGACGTTCAGGCGCCAACTGCTGTAGAGAACCTCCTGGGATTCGGTTGGCCAAAGGGTGTTACCCCTGAGGCTGAAGCAATGTACAACTTCTGGATCTGGGTCTGGGTTGCAGCTTGGATTGTCGGCTTCATCATGTGGGGCCTATTCCTTACTGCAATTTTCCGCTGGAGCGCGAAGAAGGCAAAGCGTGATGGAAAGGGTGAATTCCCGCGCCAGACGCAGTACAACGTGCCATTGGAAATGGTATTGACCATCGTTCCAATCCTGATCATCATGACCTTGTTCTTCTTCACGGTGCAGACCCAGCAGAAGGTCACCGCATTGGATAAGGATCCAAAGGTCACCGTTGATGTCACGGCATTCCAGTGGAACTGGAAGTTCGGCTACGCCGAGAACCACGTCAACGGTGAGAACTACAACGGTGCGGACGAAGCACGTCAGGCTGAAGCGGAAAAGACCGCCCATGACCCTGAGGGTGTGGACAATCCCAACCCAATTCACGGTAAGTCCAAGGGTGACCTTTCCTACCTCAACTACAACAAGATTGAGACCGTAGGCTCCACCGAAGAGGTTCCGGTTCTGGTACTTCCTTCCGATACCGCAATCGAGTTCCGTTTGGCTTCCGCTGACGTTTCTCACGCGTTCTGGGTGCCGGAGTTCTTGTTCAAGCGCGACGTCTATGCACACCCTGAGGCCAACGCCCAGGAACGCAGCTTCCAGATCGAATCGATTGATAAGCAAGGCGCCTTTGTCGGCCGCTGTGCTGAGATGTGCGGTACCTACCACTCCATGATGAACTTCGAGGTTCGCGTTGTGTCCCCAGAGGACTTCAATGCCTACATGGACTTCCGTGAGAAGAACCCGAACGCCACCAACGCCGAGGCGCTGAAGGAAATCGGCCAGGATCCGTACGCAGTTACCACCCACCCGTTCTCCGGTGAGCGTGACACCGCCGATGGTGACAACTACGTTAAGACCGCGGCATAA
- the qcrC gene encoding cytochrome bc1 complex diheme cytochrome c subunit yields the protein MMDNNSQSESVEQTTVAAKKTRRRRKAKRTLAGGFALAIGLTGAGVLASALTPDAQVATAEKDDQALVQEGKDIYDTACITCHGANLQGIEGRGPSLVGIGAGSVYFQVHSGRMPMMSNDAQAERKAPRYTEQQTLALAAYVAANGGGSDIVYNDDGSIAQESLRGANYNGQIQAEDVAKGSELFRMNCASCHNFTGQGGALSSGKYAPELAPANEQEIYQAMLTGPQNMPKFSDRQLTADEKKDIIAYLKSAEETPSPAGWDLGGLGPVAEGLAMWIIGISALCAAAMWIGSRS from the coding sequence ATGATGGATAACAATTCGCAGTCCGAGTCAGTGGAGCAGACCACTGTCGCGGCTAAGAAGACCCGCCGTCGCCGCAAGGCGAAGCGCACCCTTGCAGGTGGCTTTGCTTTGGCCATCGGTTTGACTGGCGCTGGCGTCTTGGCCTCTGCCTTGACGCCCGACGCTCAGGTCGCTACGGCGGAAAAAGATGATCAAGCCCTCGTGCAAGAGGGTAAGGACATCTACGACACCGCTTGTATCACCTGCCACGGTGCCAATCTGCAGGGCATCGAAGGCCGTGGCCCCTCTCTCGTAGGTATCGGAGCCGGCTCTGTGTACTTCCAAGTTCACTCTGGGCGTATGCCGATGATGTCCAACGACGCTCAGGCAGAGCGCAAGGCTCCTCGTTACACCGAGCAGCAGACCTTGGCGCTGGCCGCTTATGTTGCAGCTAACGGCGGCGGCTCGGACATCGTCTACAACGATGATGGAAGCATTGCTCAGGAATCCCTTCGTGGCGCTAACTACAATGGTCAGATTCAGGCCGAAGACGTTGCTAAGGGCTCCGAGCTGTTCCGCATGAACTGTGCATCCTGCCACAACTTCACCGGCCAGGGCGGCGCGCTGTCCTCCGGTAAATACGCTCCTGAGCTCGCGCCCGCTAACGAGCAGGAGATCTACCAGGCAATGTTGACCGGTCCGCAGAACATGCCAAAGTTCTCTGACCGCCAGCTGACTGCAGACGAAAAGAAGGACATCATCGCCTACTTGAAGTCTGCGGAAGAGACTCCGTCTCCTGCCGGTTGGGATCTTGGCGGTCTCG
- the asnB gene encoding asparagine synthase (glutamine-hydrolyzing), producing the protein MCGLLGMLAATGDVDKYVDALXRSLPCMXXRGPDAAGTWHXGXXAFGFNRLSIIDLEHSHQPLRWGPEDEPERYALTFNGEIYNYVELREELKALGYTFYTEGDGEPIAVGYHHWGKDVVEHLRGMFGIVIWDTKTKTMFAARDHFGIKPLYYATTDAGTVFASEMKCILDMAEDIGLELNLDRRAIEHYVDLQYVPEPESLHANIRRVESGCTVTLKPGEEVVSERYFKPRFPVQQVPEGEEQQLFDRIAEALEDSVAKHMRADVTVGSFLSGGIDSTAIATLAKRHNPDLLTFTTGFEREGYSEVDVAAESAAAIGVEHIVKIVSPEEYAESIPKIMWYLDNPVADPSLVPLYFVAQEARKHVKVVLSGEGADELFGGYTIYKEPLSLAPFEKIPSPLRQGLGKLSRVLPDGMKGKSLLNRGSMTMEERYYGNARSFNFEQMQRVIPWAKREWDHREVTAPIYAQSEDFDPVARMQHLDLFTWMRGDILVKADKINMANSLELRVPFLDKEVFKVAESIPHNLKISHGTTKYALRKAMEQIVPAHVLNRKKLGFPVPMRHWLAGDELYGWAQDTIKDSQTEDIFNKKEVLEMLKEHRDGVSDHSRRLWTVLSVMIWHGIFVEKRIDPQIEQRDYPVKL; encoded by the coding sequence ATGTGCGGACTTCTTGGCATGCTCGCGGCCACCGGTGACGTGGACAAATATGTCGACGCGTTGGRGCGGTCGCTTCCTTGCATGCMCCMCCGCGGACCGGACGCAGCSGGTACTTGGCATGAKGGCGMCSCCGCCTTCGGYTTTAACCGCCTGTCCATTATTGACTTGGAACATTCCCACCAGCCCCTGCGCTGGGGCCCTGAGGACGAGCCAGAGCGGTATGCCCTTACCTTTAACGGCGAGATCTACAACTACGTTGAGCTCCGCGAAGAACTCAAGGCCTTGGGCTATACCTTCTATACGGAAGGCGATGGCGAACCCATTGCGGTGGGCTACCACCACTGGGGCAAGGACGTTGTCGAGCACCTCCGCGGCATGTTTGGCATCGTCATTTGGGATACCAAGACCAAGACCATGTTTGCCGCGCGCGACCATTTTGGCATCAAGCCGCTTTACTATGCCACCACGGACGCCGGCACGGTCTTTGCCTCCGAGATGAAGTGCATCTTGGACATGGCCGAGGACATTGGTCTAGAACTCAACCTTGACCGCCGCGCCATCGAGCACTACGTGGACCTGCAATACGTGCCGGAACCGGAATCTTTGCACGCCAATATTCGGCGCGTGGAATCCGGCTGCACGGTGACCTTGAAGCCGGGCGAGGAGGTCGTATCCGAGCGCTACTTCAAGCCGCGTTTCCCGGTCCAGCAGGTTCCAGAAGGCGAGGAACAACAGCTCTTTGACCGGATTGCAGAAGCGCTGGAGGATTCCGTCGCTAAGCACATGCGTGCCGATGTCACCGTGGGTTCCTTCCTCTCTGGTGGCATCGACTCCACCGCCATCGCTACCCTGGCCAAGCGCCACAACCCAGATCTGCTGACCTTTACTACTGGCTTCGAGCGCGAAGGCTATTCCGAGGTGGACGTGGCCGCGGAATCGGCGGCCGCCATCGGCGTGGAGCACATCGTCAAGATCGTCTCGCCGGAAGAATACGCCGAGTCGATTCCTAAAATCATGTGGTACCTGGATAACCCGGTGGCCGATCCTTCCCTCGTGCCGCTGTACTTCGTGGCCCAAGAAGCCCGCAAGCACGTCAAGGTGGTCTTGTCCGGTGAGGGTGCCGATGAGCTCTTCGGTGGCTACACCATCTATAAGGAACCGCTGTCCCTCGCGCCATTTGAGAAGATCCCTTCTCCCCTGCGCCAAGGCCTGGGCAAGCTCTCCCGCGTGCTGCCGGATGGTATGAAGGGTAAGTCCCTGCTTAACCGCGGCTCCATGACCATGGAGGAGCGCTACTACGGCAACGCACGCTCCTTTAACTTTGAACAGATGCAGCGCGTTATCCCATGGGCCAAGCGCGAATGGGATCACCGCGAGGTCACCGCGCCCATCTATGCGCAGTCGGAAGACTTTGACCCAGTAGCCCGCATGCAGCACCTTGACCTATTTACCTGGATGCGCGGTGACATCCTAGTCAAGGCCGATAAGATCAACATGGCCAACTCCTTGGAGCTGCGCGTGCCATTCCTAGATAAGGAAGTATTCAAGGTCGCAGAATCCATCCCGCATAACCTGAAAATCTCCCACGGCACCACTAAGTATGCGCTGCGCAAGGCCATGGAACAGATCGTTCCCGCGCACGTGCTCAACCGCAAGAAGCTGGGCTTTCCGGTTCCCATGCGCCACTGGCTGGCCGGCGACGAGCTCTACGGCTGGGCACAAGACACCATCAAGGATTCCCAGACCGAGGACATCTTCAATAAGAAGGAAGTCCTGGAGATGCTCAAGGAGCACCGCGATGGCGTCTCCGATCACTCCCGCCGCCTATGGACCGTGCTTTCAGTTATGATCTGGCACGGTATCTTTGTGGAAAAGCGCATCGACCCGCAGATCGAGCAGCGCGACTACCCGGTCAAGCTTTAA
- a CDS encoding branched-chain amino acid aminotransferase has translation MLDYTITRTNQPTAAADLDKILANPGFGQHFTDHMVTIDWSTDKGWHDAQVRPYGPLTMDPASNVFHYGQAVFEGIKAYRQPDDSIVTFRPDQNAQRFINSAQRLAMPELPQEEFIEALRQLVDIDKSWVPEAGGEASLYLRPFMISTEVSLGVHPANAYRFILLASPAGAYFSGGIKPVSVWLSTDYVRSAPGGTGAAKFAGNYAGSLLAQAQAEEKGCDQVVWLDAIERRYIEEMGGMNLMFVYGTGDDAEIVXPALSGSLLPGIXRQSLLQVAEDMGYKVIERHITAEEWQRDVESGKMTEAFACGTAAVITPVGRVLGEDIDFSVNNNEAGEVSMALRERLTGIQRGAVEDAHGWLQTLV, from the coding sequence ATGCTTGATTACACGATTACCCGTACGAATCAACCAACGGCGGCAGCAGATTTAGATAAAATCCTGGCCAATCCCGGCTTTGGCCAGCACTTTACGGACCACATGGTTACCATTGATTGGTCCACGGACAAGGGCTGGCACGACGCGCAAGTCCGCCCCTACGGCCCACTCACGATGGACCCGGCGAGCAACGTCTTCCACTACGGCCAGGCCGTATTCGAGGGCATTAAGGCCTACCGCCAGCCCGATGACTCCATCGTGACCTTCCGCCCCGATCAAAACGCGCAACGCTTTATTAATTCGGCGCAGCGCTTGGCGATGCCCGAGCTACCGCAAGAAGAGTTCATCGAGGCGCTGCGCCAGCTGGTGGACATCGATAAGAGCTGGGTTCCAGAGGCCGGCGGGGAAGCATCGCTCTACCTGCGCCCCTTTATGATTTCTACCGAGGTATCACTAGGAGTTCACCCGGCTAATGCGTATCGTTTCATTCTCTTGGCCTCGCCCGCCGGTGCGTATTTCAGTGGCGGCATTAAGCCTGTTTCGGTGTGGCTGTCTACCGACTATGTCCGCTCCGCGCCGGGCGGAACCGGTGCCGCGAAATTCGCTGGCAATTACGCCGGCTCTTTATTGGCGCAGGCCCAGGCCGAAGAAAAGGGCTGTGACCAAGTGGTCTGGCTGGATGCCATCGAACGCCGCTACATCGAAGAGATGGGCGGGATGAACCTCATGTTCGTCTACGGCACCGGCGACGACGCCGAGATCGTTMCCCCGGCGCTGTCCGGCTCCCTTTTGCCCGGCATTMCCCGCCAGTCCCTGCTGCAGGTCGCCGAAGACATGGGGTACAAGGTAATCGAGCGGCACATCACCGCCGAAGAATGGCAGCGAGATGTGGAATCAGGGAAGATGACCGAGGCCTTTGCCTGCGGTACCGCCGCAGTCATTACGCCGGTGGGGCGCGTGCTTGGTGAGGATATCGACTTCAGTGTCAATAATAACGAGGCCGGCGAGGTCTCCATGGCCTTGCGCGAGCGCCTGACCGGTATCCAGCGCGGTGCTGTGGAGGATGCCCACGGCTGGTTGCAGACTTTGGTCTAG
- a CDS encoding DUF3043 domain-containing protein, whose translation MKLPWQKDDKTSPEPAPVQEEVQENTHRKGYTPPKGRPTPKRQEQEIARGVKRDPHGVSDAQRYKRRKELKKSMSKDEWKEYKKQERKERNQRNRESQERMAEGDPRFLPARDQGEERAYVRDWIDARRTLSEWVMPMALALIVVVFVTYAAPSIAGLINAIAMVVILIFAIDGIWLGRRANNAVRKKFPGTTATGFGLGFYAFSRASQPRKWRIPRPRVERGADV comes from the coding sequence GTGAAACTTCCGTGGCAAAAAGATGACAAGACCTCCCCTGAACCCGCTCCCGTGCAGGAAGAAGTTCAGGAAAATACCCACCGCAAGGGGTATACCCCGCCGAAGGGTCGTCCCACGCCAAAGCGCCAGGAACAAGAAATCGCGCGCGGTGTGAAGCGCGATCCACATGGGGTATCCGATGCGCAGCGCTATAAGCGCCGCAAGGAACTCAAAAAGTCCATGAGCAAGGACGAATGGAAAGAATATAAAAAGCAAGAGCGCAAGGAGCGCAACCAGCGCAACCGCGAAAGCCAAGAGCGCATGGCCGAAGGCGATCCACGCTTCCTCCCAGCCCGCGATCAGGGCGAAGAGCGCGCCTACGTGCGCGATTGGATCGATGCCCGCCGTACGCTTTCGGAATGGGTAATGCCGATGGCGCTTGCCCTTATCGTCGTGGTCTTTGTGACCTATGCAGCTCCAAGCATCGCCGGCCTCATCAATGCTATTGCCATGGTGGTTATCCTCATCTTCGCCATCGACGGCATCTGGCTGGGTCGCCGCGCTAATAATGCTGTCCGCAAGAAGTTCCCCGGAACCACCGCCACCGGTTTTGGCCTGGGATTCTACGCGTTTTCCCGCGCCAGCCAGCCCCGCAAGTGGCGCATTCCTCGCCCGCGCGTAGAGCGCGGGGCCGACGTTTAA
- the ctaE gene encoding aa3-type cytochrome oxidase subunit III, translated as MTSVVSNQGMTAPRVASLNRPNMVSVGTIVFLSQELMFFAGLFAMWFTSRANGQEGDWAEHTAHINLPMGFLITAVLISSSVTSQFGVFAAERGDVYKLRLWYTITLVLGVVFLGIMAFEWAELIHAGVTVQSSVFGSVFYIITGFHAAHVTAGLISFAIILARIAKSKFTPAQATAAMAVSYYWHFVDVVWIGVFTVIYLIQ; from the coding sequence GTGACGAGCGTAGTTTCTAACCAAGGTATGACAGCACCACGTGTTGCCTCGCTGAACCGACCCAATATGGTCAGCGTGGGCACCATCGTGTTCCTGTCTCAGGAATTGATGTTCTTTGCCGGACTGTTCGCGATGTGGTTCACCTCGCGAGCGAACGGCCAGGAAGGCGATTGGGCGGAGCACACTGCCCATATCAACCTGCCAATGGGTTTTCTCATTACTGCAGTGTTGATTTCTTCCTCCGTGACCTCGCAGTTCGGCGTGTTTGCCGCAGAAAGGGGTGACGTTTACAAGCTTCGACTCTGGTACACCATCACGCTGGTATTGGGTGTTGTCTTCTTGGGCATCATGGCGTTTGAGTGGGCTGAGTTGATTCACGCAGGCGTGACGGTACAGTCCAGCGTCTTTGGTTCGGTGTTCTACATCATCACCGGCTTCCACGCTGCGCACGTAACCGCCGGTTTGATTTCCTTTGCAATCATCCTGGCCCGTATCGCTAAATCTAAATTCACGCCGGCACAGGCAACTGCCGCCATGGCAGTGTCCTACTACTGGCACTTCGTTGACGTTGTGTGGATCGGTGTGTTCACCGTTATCTACTTGATTCAGTAG
- the ctaF gene encoding aa3-type cytochrome oxidase subunit IV — protein MRATSKVFYSIATYLFVSLIVYIFGVTLVKDDGYLYGAEWVGIVGMFLSVVLCLMLGGYLHFTDNRSDVLPEDWEEAETEDSAGILGFFSPSSIWPLAMAGSIGFLGLGVIFLYYWLIALGAVCLIAACAGLSLQYGLPKEKH, from the coding sequence ATGCGTGCAACATCGAAAGTCTTTTACTCAATCGCGACCTACCTTTTCGTCTCGCTGATTGTTTATATCTTTGGCGTCACCCTCGTGAAGGATGATGGTTACCTCTACGGCGCCGAGTGGGTGGGCATCGTGGGTATGTTTCTCTCCGTCGTGCTCTGCCTCATGCTGGGCGGCTACCTGCACTTCACCGATAACCGCAGCGACGTTCTGCCGGAAGACTGGGAAGAAGCAGAGACCGAGGACTCCGCCGGTATCTTGGGCTTCTTCTCCCCAAGCTCCATCTGGCCACTGGCCATGGCAGGCTCCATCGGCTTCTTGGGCCTCGGCGTCATCTTCCTGTACTACTGGCTCATCGCCTTGGGTGCCGTGTGCTTGATTGCTGCCTGCGCCGGCCTGTCCTTGCAATACGGTCTGCCTAAGGAAAAGCACTAG
- a CDS encoding nicotinate-nucleotide--dimethylbenzimidazole phosphoribosyltransferase: protein MADSLQLYPYGRLSDAAQWLAACQDRSPASEPQRVRAVIFAEDGEGIPLATETAARRVGASINSVTVTDCSTAYDLGVQAADAEIDGGADLLIPGGIDSTQVAAAVMGVLAQEEPVVVVGKQPSVEDWKTKVAAIRDSMFRMRDLTGRELIKACGSPVLAALVGFMSQAARRRTPLLVDAPLTATAAVSAAADTRIHDWLLATNISPQPAHRLALKKLRLDPLLDLQMEPVPALGALAALPLLLLGVEITADAAQAEA, encoded by the coding sequence ATGGCTGATTCCCTGCAGCTTTATCCCTATGGCCGGCTAAGCGATGCCGCACAGTGGCTCGCCGCCTGCCAAGATCGATCCCCCGCTTCCGAGCCACAGCGGGTGCGGGCCGTAATTTTCGCCGAGGACGGTGAAGGGATCCCCCTGGCCACGGAGACCGCGGCGCGGCGGGTTGGGGCCAGCATTAATTCTGTCACGGTGACGGATTGCTCCACCGCCTATGACTTAGGAGTGCAGGCGGCGGATGCGGAAATCGATGGCGGTGCGGATCTGCTTATTCCGGGCGGCATCGACAGCACGCAGGTTGCCGCAGCCGTCATGGGTGTCTTGGCTCAGGAGGAGCCGGTGGTGGTCGTCGGCAAGCAGCCGAGCGTCGAGGACTGGAAGACGAAGGTTGCGGCCATTCGCGATTCCATGTTTCGGATGCGCGATCTGACTGGGCGGGAGCTCATTAAGGCCTGCGGCTCCCCCGTATTGGCCGCGCTGGTGGGCTTTATGTCCCAGGCGGCTAGGCGGCGCACGCCCCTGCTTGTCGATGCCCCCTTAACCGCCACCGCCGCCGTATCCGCCGCCGCAGACACGCGGATCCATGACTGGCTCCTAGCTACCAACATCTCGCCGCAGCCGGCTCACCGGTTGGCCTTAAAGAAGCTGCGGCTGGATCCCCTGCTGGATCTGCAGATGGAGCCGGTGCCGGCGCTTGGCGCCTTGGCTGCCCTACCCCTTTTATTGCTGGGCGTAGAAATTACTGCGGACGCCGCGCAGGCAGAGGCCTAA